Genomic DNA from Acuticoccus sp. MNP-M23:
GCCCGGTTTGACACGCTGACCGGGGTCGCCAACCGCGGCGTCTTTAATGATGCGCTGCACGAGCGGCTGGCCACGGTGACGGAAAAGCCGCGGCAGATCGCATTGCACCTCATTGATCTGGACGGCTTCAAGACCGTCAACGACCTTATGGGACACGAGGCGGCGGACCACCTTCTCCACCGCGTCGCTGATGTGGTCGCATCCAAGACACGCTGCACCGACCTCGTGGCGCGCCTTGGCGGCGACGAATTCGGCGTCATCCAGATGGGCGTCACCTCGCCTGACGATGCCAGCGCTTTCGCCAACCGGCTGGTGCAAACGATCCGCGAAATGCATCAGGCGGAAGACCTGCCGGTCGATGTCACCGCGAGCCTCGGCACTGCGATCGCCCCCGACGACGCGATCGACGCCGTCACCCTTCATCGTTTTGCCGAGGCGGCACTTTACAGGTCCAAACAGTCCGGCCGCGACCGGTCCGTCCTTTATGAGCAAGGGATGGATGAGACCGTCCGCCATCGGAACACGCTGCGCCTGCTGGTGCGGCAAGCGCTGGAAAATGACGAGTTCGAAATCTACTTCCAGCCGGTGCATCGCCTCAGCGACGGCTCGCTCGTCAGTTTCGAAGCGCTGTTGCGCATGCGCGAAGGGACCGGCAACTTCATCTCGCCTGCCGAGTTCATCCCCGTCGCAGAAGAGCTTGGCGTGATGGACCGGCTCGGCACCCTTGCCCTCAACCGGGCGTGCGAAGCAGCCGCGTCATGGTCGGTGCCATTGTCGATTGCGGTGAACCTGTCCGCCCAGCAATTCTCAAGCGATGTTGTGGCCACGGTCAAGACCGCCCTCGCCGCGTCGAACCTGCCGGCCGACCGGTTGATGCTCGAAATCACGGAGTCGCTGTTCATCGCGGATACCAAACCTGTCGAAGCGCAGCTGGCAGATCTTCATGCCCTCGGCTGCGCTATTGCGCTGGACGATTTCGGCACGGGCTACACCAGCCTCAGCTACCTGTGGACGTTCTCGTTCGACGCGCTGAAGGTCGACCGCAGCTGCTTCAACCTTCTCGGAAAGGTGAAGAACGTGGACAAGGTGCTCCAGACCATCGCGACTATGTGCACGCTGATGGAACTTTCCGCGGTCGCCGAGGGGATCGAAACGGATGCCCAGCTGCAATTCGCCAGGGAGGCCGGGTATACCCACGGCCAGGGTTTCCTGTTCGGACGGCCGATGCCATCGGCCGACGTCCACGCATATATCGCGGCCAATGCCTGCGAACCTGCACAGTCCGTCCGGAAACTGCCGCACACGCCGGCATGAGCGGCGCCAGCGGGCGAGGCTCACCCCTGCGGCGAGAGACCGAGGACGTTGAACGTCTGCGTGATGTGCGGGGAGACCGGGGCCGTCACGTCCAGTGTGCCGCCCGCGGGATGCGGCAGCACGATCCGCCGTGCATGCAGGTGCAGCCGGTTCTGCAGGCCGCCCGGCAGCGCCCAGTTCTCGACGTTGAAATATTTCGGATCACCGAGGATCGGCACGTCGATGTGGGCGCAGTGGACCCGCAGCTGGTGCGTGCGGCCGGAAACCGGTTCCAGCTGCAGGAGCGAGAACTGGCCCGACTGGTCGAGCGTCTCGTACATTGTGGTCGCGCGCTGCGCTTCCTTGGTCTTCGCTGGCGGCACATACATCCGCTCGCCATCCTCGGGGTGGCGCGCCATCCAGGTGGAGATCTTTCCCTCCGCCGGCACCGGGTGGCCGCGCGTGACCGCCCAGTAGGTCTTGTGCGCATCCCGCCCCTTGAAACTCTCCGACAGGGCGGCGGCGGCAGAACGGGTGAGTGCCACCACAAGAACGCCGGTGGTGTCCCGGTCGAGCCGGTGGACGAGACGCGGCTTGCGGCCCTTCCGGTCGCGCCAGGCTTCCAGCATGCCGTCAATGTGGCGGCTGAGGCCGGAGCCCCCCTGCACGGCCAGGCCGAACGGCTTGTTCAGCACCACAAGCTGCTGGTCGCGGTGCAGGACCATGGCTTCCAGCGCGCCGGCATCGCCCTCGGCCACCGGCCGCGCAATGCGCTCGCCGGCGGTGATTGGCGGCAGGCGGACGCTCTGCCCCGCCTCAAGCCGGGTGTCCATCTTGGCGCGCGAGCCATCAACCCGGAGCTGCCCGGTGCGCACCACCTTCGACAAGG
This window encodes:
- a CDS encoding RluA family pseudouridine synthase gives rise to the protein MSEAPRVQHVEVGDDDGGLRLDRWLRQRFPDVPLGALSKVVRTGQLRVDGSRAKMDTRLEAGQSVRLPPITAGERIARPVAEGDAGALEAMVLHRDQQLVVLNKPFGLAVQGGSGLSRHIDGMLEAWRDRKGRKPRLVHRLDRDTTGVLVVALTRSAAAALSESFKGRDAHKTYWAVTRGHPVPAEGKISTWMARHPEDGERMYVPPAKTKEAQRATTMYETLDQSGQFSLLQLEPVSGRTHQLRVHCAHIDVPILGDPKYFNVENWALPGGLQNRLHLHARRIVLPHPAGGTLDVTAPVSPHITQTFNVLGLSPQG
- a CDS encoding EAL domain-containing protein; the encoded protein is MKSQPTLSNDRPIILSSLSNYFFQILFCLIVCVTVIAAASVSLRMIQSLLEQDATSKAKIFSEALLQNTDVNLASMLGEEPISETDLAYLHAISGIETILQFKIYDLDGNLRFTSGNLVDHESSSLKSSDADLLDRLRNGEPVTESVYGSTLPGYPMWYAKIHLPVTLGGKQPGLVSIYIDITHERSGLLYLWRWLAALFAIGGVLTMAHSLTTANLYRKRRKADAEALRLARFDTLTGVANRGVFNDALHERLATVTEKPRQIALHLIDLDGFKTVNDLMGHEAADHLLHRVADVVASKTRCTDLVARLGGDEFGVIQMGVTSPDDASAFANRLVQTIREMHQAEDLPVDVTASLGTAIAPDDAIDAVTLHRFAEAALYRSKQSGRDRSVLYEQGMDETVRHRNTLRLLVRQALENDEFEIYFQPVHRLSDGSLVSFEALLRMREGTGNFISPAEFIPVAEELGVMDRLGTLALNRACEAAASWSVPLSIAVNLSAQQFSSDVVATVKTALAASNLPADRLMLEITESLFIADTKPVEAQLADLHALGCAIALDDFGTGYTSLSYLWTFSFDALKVDRSCFNLLGKVKNVDKVLQTIATMCTLMELSAVAEGIETDAQLQFAREAGYTHGQGFLFGRPMPSADVHAYIAANACEPAQSVRKLPHTPA